One genomic segment of Streptomyces niveus includes these proteins:
- a CDS encoding DUF6531 domain-containing protein, producing MAAASVWCVLQLLLLSWPARTVGWPTVLLAFGIGAYGCGVLSVLIEAVVTRQLAAADETSMRTVMDTAMWTTAPAAEELLKILPLALAAWALRGRVQWGLTDFVVLGAAVGVGFGLLESILQFAFAPDVRVRPIESAGGWSVATRLFEAPFVSGFPELLGHWFPAAVGTLELGSATATVPVDNHVAWSALGGLAVGLVVCGHRWWVRAAGLLPLLAAVGLHTAVNYIAALPSAHGAPREWYDRIVASGLWVVLGCLVAAVVWDVRTRRAGRSREAGVRLRGEREGAAGGSAGSGGGAAGGGGAGWGSGAALLNYALLRAPWTTLIALRYARRRRTLFHVTTHPRARPEHVAALRDELAARTAELDATSDPEAWRGTSIREAWRRVRARGAGRLPWWEKTVLVLGLALLIPSALVAATFAFEGTEGLEEYFTEGRGWQLLIGCGLAGLLLAAFRLVMTWRSLRLVRTLPAAEPHAAALLRLGLVAGSLCAGALLLSRAGTIAENGKVLPDHLIVSFVLEKFLDVAPALILTLLMFALPFALPFGVATGGLGFLLPELLAMAAGRVLAPVAARAAAQVGARLAGRGALAWARNALRSGRGRFTRRSDEIRHGPTDPVDMATGRMFLPVTDVELPGVLPLVFSRRVDSGYRGGRWFGPAWASTADQRLEFDEHGAVFFTEDGMLLAYPHPVPGGDAVLPEESAGRARWPLARAADGSYTVTDPDAGQVRTFTAHGDSGVALLRTVTDRHGNRIAFTYDAEGAPVEIAHSGGYVLRLTTAGERITGLWLGEARVRAYGYDTEGRLTETYNSSDLPLRFAYDAAGRVTSWTDTNNRSYTYEYGGPDDDRVVAEGGEGGHYSFRLAYDGCEPSFPGLALTTLTAPDGATTRYLIDERRLVVGEIDANGAVSRTAHDAAGRVTAETDPLGRTTEFTYDEHGRPTGVRRPDGSTVAAELDAEGRPVRITDPAGQVWHQTFDAAGNRTSVTDPTGATTRCLYDGRGAPLAITDPLGATTRVRCDAAGLPVETTDPLGATTRLARDAFGRVVAVSDPLGAVTRFEWSTEGLLLRRTGPDGAAESWTYDGEGNTVTHTDADGGVTHHEYTHFDLLTARTGPDGARHSFTHDASTRLTGVTNSQGLTWSYAYDAAGHLVSETDFDGRTVRYGLDAAGQLVSRVDPLGVRAELRHDLLGRLVARDAGGEVTTFDWTAGDDLASATGPDAELLRTYDPAGRLLTETVDGRELRLSYDAAGRLSGRRTPAGAVTTYAYDAAGNRTELNASGRTLTVSRDAAGRETRLGWGDALSLTQTWDAAGRQRSRSYAGAAVPAVAYAWRPDGHLLAAGDARYTLDPAGRVTEVRAAADWSESYAYDTAGNQTGAAWPAGLAYPEATGPRTYTGTRVGTAGTVRYEYDAAGRTTLRQKPRLSRKPDNWRYVWNARDQLAAVTTPDGTTWRYAYDALGRRVSKQRLSTDGSVAEETRFSYQGTTLIEETSTSTDRTGAQTLTWDHDESTLTPLAQTTRYDTDTRFYAIITDLIGTPTHLIDEWGTTAWHARRTLWGTTTWPPDATAYTPLRFPGQYHDLETGHHYNLHRHYDPESAHYLTPDPLGLSPSPNPTAYVHNPLTWCDPLGLAPDCGRTYGPGWFPAGAAGKVPDGWSGPAMSKSMRKSVTQGKPTKHGFIWSGPKQSSIRIDKGDPNGKPTQRVDHVVINDTGKVLGRDGKPITGSVANDYNNSHIPYSEWINWKSWNAP from the coding sequence ATGGCTGCCGCGTCTGTGTGGTGCGTACTGCAACTGCTGTTGCTGTCATGGCCCGCGCGTACGGTCGGCTGGCCGACCGTACTGCTGGCCTTCGGAATCGGCGCGTACGGCTGCGGTGTCCTCTCGGTCCTGATCGAGGCGGTCGTCACCCGCCAACTGGCCGCCGCCGACGAGACGTCGATGCGTACGGTGATGGACACCGCCATGTGGACGACGGCGCCGGCCGCCGAGGAGCTGCTCAAGATCCTCCCGCTCGCGCTCGCCGCCTGGGCGCTGCGCGGCCGGGTCCAGTGGGGCCTGACGGACTTCGTGGTGCTGGGCGCCGCCGTGGGCGTGGGATTCGGGCTGCTCGAATCGATACTGCAATTCGCATTCGCACCGGATGTCCGCGTTCGCCCCATCGAGTCGGCGGGTGGCTGGTCGGTCGCGACACGGCTCTTCGAGGCGCCGTTCGTCTCGGGCTTTCCCGAGCTGCTGGGGCACTGGTTCCCGGCGGCGGTGGGCACCCTGGAGCTGGGCTCCGCCACCGCGACCGTCCCGGTGGACAACCATGTCGCGTGGTCGGCGCTCGGCGGCCTCGCCGTGGGCCTGGTCGTCTGCGGACACCGCTGGTGGGTACGGGCGGCGGGGCTGCTTCCGCTGCTGGCGGCGGTCGGTCTGCACACCGCGGTCAACTACATCGCCGCGCTGCCCAGCGCGCACGGAGCACCGCGTGAGTGGTACGACCGGATCGTCGCGAGCGGGCTCTGGGTGGTGCTCGGCTGTCTGGTCGCGGCCGTGGTGTGGGACGTGCGTACGCGGCGGGCCGGGCGGTCGCGTGAGGCGGGGGTGCGGCTGAGGGGTGAGCGGGAGGGTGCGGCCGGGGGTTCGGCCGGGAGCGGTGGGGGTGCGGCCGGGGGTGGCGGCGCGGGCTGGGGCTCCGGCGCCGCGCTGCTGAACTACGCGCTGCTGCGGGCCCCTTGGACCACCCTGATCGCCCTCCGGTACGCACGCAGGCGCCGGACCCTCTTCCATGTCACCACCCATCCCCGCGCCCGCCCGGAGCACGTCGCCGCGCTGCGGGACGAACTGGCCGCCCGTACCGCCGAGTTGGACGCCACCTCGGACCCGGAGGCCTGGCGTGGCACCTCGATACGCGAGGCCTGGCGACGCGTCCGGGCGCGCGGGGCCGGGCGGCTGCCGTGGTGGGAGAAGACCGTCCTGGTCCTCGGACTGGCCCTGCTGATCCCCTCCGCCCTCGTCGCCGCCACCTTCGCCTTCGAGGGAACGGAGGGTCTTGAGGAGTACTTCACCGAGGGCCGGGGCTGGCAACTCCTCATCGGCTGCGGCCTGGCGGGCCTGCTGCTGGCCGCGTTCCGCCTCGTCATGACGTGGCGCTCCCTGCGCCTCGTACGCACCCTGCCGGCCGCCGAACCGCATGCGGCCGCCCTGCTGCGCCTGGGGCTGGTCGCGGGGAGTCTCTGCGCGGGGGCGCTGCTGCTGTCGCGCGCGGGAACCATCGCCGAGAACGGCAAGGTCCTGCCCGACCACCTGATCGTCTCCTTCGTACTGGAGAAGTTCCTGGACGTGGCCCCGGCGCTCATCCTCACGCTGCTGATGTTCGCCCTGCCGTTCGCGCTGCCGTTCGGGGTGGCCACCGGCGGACTCGGCTTCCTGCTGCCGGAGTTGCTGGCGATGGCGGCGGGCCGCGTACTGGCCCCGGTGGCCGCCCGCGCGGCGGCCCAGGTGGGGGCGCGGCTCGCCGGCCGGGGCGCGCTGGCATGGGCGCGGAACGCGCTGCGGAGCGGCCGGGGCCGGTTCACCCGGCGCTCCGACGAGATCAGGCACGGTCCGACGGACCCGGTGGACATGGCGACGGGCCGGATGTTCCTGCCGGTGACGGATGTCGAACTGCCGGGCGTGCTCCCGCTGGTGTTCTCGCGGCGGGTGGACTCCGGTTACCGGGGCGGCCGTTGGTTCGGCCCGGCGTGGGCGTCGACGGCGGACCAGCGGCTGGAGTTCGACGAGCACGGCGCGGTGTTCTTCACGGAGGACGGCATGCTGTTGGCGTACCCGCACCCGGTGCCGGGCGGGGACGCGGTGCTGCCCGAGGAGTCCGCCGGGCGGGCGCGGTGGCCGCTGGCGCGGGCCGCCGACGGCTCGTACACGGTCACCGACCCGGACGCCGGGCAGGTCCGCACGTTCACCGCGCACGGCGACAGCGGTGTGGCCCTGCTGCGTACGGTCACCGACCGGCACGGCAACCGGATCGCGTTCACCTACGACGCCGAGGGCGCGCCGGTCGAGATCGCGCACAGCGGCGGTTACGTGCTGCGCCTGACGACGGCGGGCGAGCGGATCACGGGCCTGTGGCTCGGCGAGGCGCGCGTGCGGGCGTACGGCTACGACACCGAGGGCCGGCTGACGGAAACGTACAACTCGTCGGACCTGCCGCTGCGTTTCGCGTACGACGCGGCGGGCCGGGTGACGTCGTGGACGGACACCAACAACCGCTCGTACACCTACGAGTACGGCGGCCCCGACGACGACCGGGTGGTCGCGGAGGGCGGCGAGGGCGGTCACTACAGCTTCCGTCTCGCGTACGACGGCTGCGAGCCGTCCTTCCCCGGTCTCGCGCTCACGACGCTGACCGCCCCCGACGGGGCCACCACCCGCTATCTGATCGACGAGCGCCGTCTGGTGGTCGGCGAGATCGACGCGAACGGCGCCGTGTCCCGTACCGCCCACGACGCGGCCGGCCGCGTCACCGCCGAGACGGATCCGCTGGGCCGCACCACGGAGTTCACATACGACGAGCACGGCCGTCCCACGGGCGTACGTCGTCCGGACGGCAGCACGGTCGCGGCCGAACTCGACGCGGAGGGCAGGCCGGTACGGATCACGGATCCGGCCGGGCAGGTGTGGCACCAGACGTTCGACGCGGCCGGCAACCGCACGTCGGTCACCGACCCGACGGGCGCCACGACCCGCTGCCTGTACGACGGGCGGGGCGCCCCGCTCGCGATCACGGACCCGCTGGGCGCGACCACGCGGGTGCGGTGCGACGCGGCGGGACTGCCGGTCGAGACGACGGATCCGCTCGGCGCGACGACGCGCCTGGCGCGTGACGCGTTCGGCCGGGTCGTGGCCGTCAGCGACCCGCTGGGCGCGGTCACGCGCTTCGAGTGGTCCACGGAGGGGCTGCTGCTGCGGCGCACGGGTCCGGACGGCGCGGCGGAGTCGTGGACGTACGACGGCGAGGGCAACACCGTCACGCACACCGACGCCGACGGCGGTGTCACGCACCACGAGTACACCCACTTCGATCTGCTGACTGCCCGCACCGGACCGGACGGCGCGCGCCACTCCTTCACCCACGACGCCTCGACCCGTCTGACCGGGGTGACCAACTCTCAGGGCCTGACGTGGAGTTACGCCTACGACGCGGCCGGGCATCTCGTGTCCGAAACGGACTTCGACGGCCGTACGGTGCGGTACGGGCTCGACGCTGCGGGCCAACTCGTCTCGCGGGTCGACCCGTTGGGCGTCCGTGCGGAGCTGCGCCACGACCTGCTCGGCCGTCTCGTCGCGCGGGACGCGGGCGGCGAGGTCACCACGTTCGACTGGACGGCGGGCGACGACCTCGCGAGTGCGACGGGGCCGGACGCCGAACTGCTGCGCACCTACGACCCGGCGGGGCGCCTGCTGACGGAGACGGTGGACGGGCGCGAGCTGCGGCTGTCGTACGACGCGGCGGGGCGGCTGTCCGGCCGGCGGACCCCGGCGGGGGCGGTGACGACGTACGCGTACGACGCGGCGGGCAATCGCACCGAACTTAACGCGTCGGGGCGAACGTTGACGGTGTCGCGGGACGCGGCGGGCCGCGAGACCCGGCTCGGCTGGGGGGACGCGCTGTCCCTGACGCAGACGTGGGACGCGGCGGGGCGGCAGCGGTCCCGCTCGTACGCGGGCGCGGCCGTCCCCGCTGTCGCGTACGCCTGGCGCCCGGACGGCCACCTGCTCGCCGCGGGCGACGCGCGCTACACGCTCGACCCGGCGGGCCGGGTCACCGAGGTCCGGGCGGCGGCGGACTGGTCGGAGTCGTACGCCTACGACACGGCCGGCAACCAGACCGGGGCCGCCTGGCCGGCCGGCCTCGCGTACCCCGAGGCGACGGGCCCGCGCACCTACACGGGCACCCGCGTGGGAACGGCGGGCACGGTCCGCTACGAGTACGACGCGGCGGGCCGCACCACCCTGCGCCAGAAGCCCCGCCTGTCGCGGAAGCCGGACAACTGGCGCTACGTCTGGAACGCGCGGGACCAACTGGCGGCGGTGACCACACCGGACGGCACGACGTGGCGCTACGCGTACGACGCGCTGGGCCGCCGTGTCTCCAAACAGCGTCTGTCGACGGACGGTTCGGTCGCGGAGGAGACCCGCTTCAGCTACCAGGGCACCACCCTGATCGAGGAGACCTCGACCTCCACGGACCGGACGGGCGCCCAGACGCTGACCTGGGACCACGACGAATCGACCCTGACACCGCTGGCCCAGACGACCCGCTACGACACGGACACCCGCTTCTACGCGATCATCACGGACCTGATCGGCACCCCGACCCACCTGATCGACGAGTGGGGCACCACGGCCTGGCACGCCCGCCGCACGCTCTGGGGCACGACGACCTGGCCCCCCGACGCCACGGCGTACACCCCCCTGCGCTTCCCGGGCCAGTACCACGACCTGGAAACGGGCCACCACTACAACCTCCACCGCCACTACGACCCCGAATCCGCCCACTACCTGACCCCGGACCCCCTGGGCCTGTCCCCGTCCCCGAACCCGACGGCGTACGTCCACAATCCACTGACGTGGTGCGATCCGCTGGGGCTGGCGCCGGATTGCGGCAGGACCTACGGTCCGGGCTGGTTCCCGGCCGGTGCGGCCGGGAAAGTCCCTGACGGCTGGTCCGGCCCAGCCATGTCAAAGAGCATGCGAAAATCGGTGACCCAGGGAAAGCCGACCAAGCATGGATTCATTTGGAGCGGCCCGAAGCAATCCAGCATCAGGATCGACAAGGGGGATCCCAACGGAAAACCCACACAGCGCGTCGATCACGTGGTGATAAATGACACCGGCAAGGTTCTGGGAAGAGACGGGAAGCCAATCACCGGGTCGGTCGCGAATGATTACAATAATTCACACATACCGTACAGCGAGTGGATCAACTGGAAGAGTTGGAATGCTCCATGA
- a CDS encoding ABC transporter ATP-binding protein, whose translation MFRRKSSTGQARSAEALRLTDVSKVYGSGDSAVTALDGVSLSLPAGSFTAVMGPSGSGKSTLLQCAAGLDRPDSGHVVVDGEEMTGGTEAALTKFRRRRIGFVFQRYNLLPTLTVAQNTVLPLKLAGRRIDKDRARDILTQVGLGDRLSHRPDQLSGGQQQRVAIARALVTEPAVVFADEPTGALDIRSARDVLRLLQETVRVHGRTVVMVTHDPVAASYADTVIFLADGRLAGHIDHPTVDTVAERLAHLGDTLDRSAPQPFVPSADNAYTGV comes from the coding sequence ATGTTTCGTCGTAAGAGTTCGACCGGGCAGGCACGGAGCGCGGAGGCGCTGCGGCTGACCGATGTCAGCAAGGTCTACGGGTCGGGCGACAGCGCCGTCACCGCTCTCGACGGGGTGTCGCTGAGTCTTCCCGCCGGGTCCTTCACCGCCGTCATGGGCCCCTCCGGCTCCGGCAAGTCGACCCTGCTCCAGTGCGCGGCCGGTCTCGACCGGCCCGACAGCGGGCACGTCGTGGTCGACGGCGAGGAGATGACCGGCGGGACCGAGGCCGCGCTGACGAAGTTCCGCCGCCGGCGGATCGGCTTCGTCTTCCAGCGCTACAACCTCCTGCCGACCCTGACCGTCGCGCAGAACACCGTCCTGCCGCTCAAGCTCGCCGGCCGCCGTATCGACAAGGACCGCGCCCGCGACATCCTCACCCAGGTCGGCCTCGGCGACCGCCTCTCCCACCGCCCCGACCAGCTCTCCGGCGGCCAGCAGCAGCGCGTCGCGATCGCCCGCGCCCTGGTCACCGAACCCGCCGTCGTCTTCGCCGACGAACCCACCGGCGCCCTCGACATCCGCAGCGCCCGCGACGTCCTGCGGCTCCTCCAGGAGACCGTCCGTGTCCACGGCCGCACCGTCGTCATGGTCACCCACGACCCCGTCGCCGCCTCCTACGCCGACACCGTGATCTTCCTCGCCGACGGCCGGCTCGCCGGACACATCGACCACCCCACCGTCGACACCGTCGCCGAACGCCTCGCCCACCTCGGCGACACCCTCGACCGGTCCGCTCCGCAGCCGTTCGTCCCGTCCGCCGACAACGCCTACACGGGGGTCTGA
- a CDS encoding ABC transporter permease: MFTLAMSSIRRRPGRFIATLLSTFLGAAVIMTFSSMHDTAAAPGVDSLSKEPITVAANVVGGYGALLVFFAIASTLTVNVRQRGEEIALLRRSGATPAQIKRMVVVEAAAVGIIGTLLAIVPAMIGGEQLLNVFKDTGQVADSVDHVFGPIALSFGAAITLLASVGAAFLAVRRAAREAAGGRKSRGRAKLFAGFAALLLGVGAVGSTFAMDKTDVALMAAPGYGAILLAAGFAILSPALLRLLLGALSGPLTLLAGASGYLTVHNMRQRATQLSSVLMPLILFISIASAIFYMQIIENDAAKAAGLTRSSDDKSIQTLNFVIAGIIVIFACIMLVNSLYAATTYRTREFGQQRLSGATPGQVLGMIGLESFILTVFGVFFATLSALAGIVSFSIVRTDTAVPDQSLTIWLAVVGIGAAATILTSVGTAYRGLRTPAVEAVTLAA; this comes from the coding sequence ATGTTCACTCTCGCCATGAGCTCCATCCGCCGACGCCCCGGGCGCTTCATCGCCACCCTGCTCTCGACGTTCCTCGGCGCCGCGGTCATCATGACCTTCAGCTCCATGCACGACACCGCCGCGGCTCCGGGCGTCGACAGTCTCAGCAAGGAGCCCATCACCGTCGCCGCGAACGTGGTCGGCGGCTACGGCGCCCTTCTCGTCTTCTTCGCCATCGCCTCCACCCTCACCGTCAACGTCCGCCAGCGCGGCGAGGAGATCGCACTTCTGCGCCGCAGCGGCGCGACACCCGCGCAGATCAAGCGGATGGTCGTCGTCGAGGCCGCGGCGGTGGGGATCATCGGAACGCTGCTGGCGATCGTGCCCGCGATGATCGGCGGCGAGCAACTGCTCAACGTCTTCAAGGACACCGGCCAGGTCGCCGACAGTGTCGATCACGTCTTCGGCCCGATCGCGCTGAGCTTCGGCGCCGCCATCACGCTGCTGGCCTCCGTCGGCGCCGCGTTCCTCGCGGTACGCCGGGCGGCCAGGGAAGCCGCCGGCGGCCGCAAGTCCCGTGGCCGGGCGAAGCTCTTCGCCGGCTTCGCCGCCCTGCTCCTGGGCGTCGGCGCCGTCGGCTCCACCTTCGCGATGGACAAGACGGACGTCGCGCTGATGGCCGCCCCCGGCTACGGCGCCATCCTGCTCGCCGCGGGCTTCGCGATCCTCTCGCCCGCACTGCTGCGGCTTCTGCTCGGCGCCCTGTCCGGGCCGCTGACCCTGCTCGCCGGTGCCTCCGGCTACCTCACCGTCCACAACATGCGGCAGCGCGCCACGCAGCTCTCCAGCGTGCTCATGCCGCTGATCCTCTTCATCAGCATCGCCTCGGCCATCTTCTACATGCAGATCATCGAGAACGACGCGGCCAAGGCCGCCGGCCTCACCCGGTCGAGCGACGACAAGAGCATCCAGACGCTCAACTTCGTGATCGCGGGCATCATCGTGATCTTCGCCTGCATCATGCTGGTCAACAGCCTCTACGCGGCGACCACTTACCGCACCAGGGAGTTCGGCCAGCAGCGCCTCTCCGGCGCCACACCGGGCCAGGTGCTGGGCATGATCGGTCTCGAATCGTTCATCCTGACCGTGTTCGGCGTGTTCTTCGCGACGCTGTCGGCACTCGCCGGGATCGTCTCCTTCAGCATCGTCCGCACCGATACCGCCGTCCCGGACCAGAGCCTCACGATCTGGCTGGCCGTCGTCGGGATCGGCGCCGCCGCGACGATCCTCACCAGCGTCGGTACGGCGTACCGCGGCCTGCGAACCCCGGCGGTCGAGGCGGTGACGCTGGCGGCCTGA
- a CDS encoding bifunctional FO biosynthesis protein CofGH: MTTSATAPSAPTANAMRRALKRARDGVALDAAEAAVLLQARGDDLRDLAASAARVRDAGLEAVGRPGVITYSRKVFIPLTRLCRDKCHYCTFVTVPGKLRRAGHGMFLSPDEVLAIAREGAEMGCKEALFTLGDRPEDRWPEAKEWLAAEGYDDTLAYVRAMAVRVLEETGLLPHLNPGVLGWTDFQRLKPVAPSMGMMLETTATRLWSEPGGPHHGSPDKEPAVRLRVLEDAGRSNVPFTTGILIGIGEDYEERADSLFELRRTARAYHGIQEVIVQNFRAKPDTAMRAMPDAELEELAATIAVARHLLGPAARIQAPPNLVDEEYALLIGAGIDDWGGVSPLTPDHVNPERPWPHIDQLAERTAAAGFELRERLTIYPEFIARGEPWLDPRVMPHVRALADPVTGLAREDVKPAGLPWQEPDEGFTATGRTDLHRTIDTEGRTGDRRDDFDHVYGDWDALREAAAPGMVPERIDTDVRQALEQAAADPTKLTDDEALALLHADGPALDALTRIADELRREVVGDDVTYIVTRNINFTNVCYTGCRFCAFAQRRTDADAYTLSLDQVADRAAQAWDVGAVEVCMQGGIHPDLPGTAYFDIARAVKERVPGMHVHAFSPMEVVNGASRTGMSIREWLTAAKEAGLDSIPGTAAEILDDEVRWILTKGKLPTATWIEVVETAHSLGIRSSSTMMYGHVDQPRHWLGHFRTLAGMQRKALEAGREGFTEFVTLPFIHTNAPVYLAGIARPGPTTRDNRAVIAMARLLLHPYITNIQTSWVKLGTEGAAEMLRSGANDLGGTLMEETISRMAGSSYGSYRSVKDLIAIAEAAGRPARPRTTLYGEVPEERVRAATASDGHLPELLPLLPE; the protein is encoded by the coding sequence ATGACGACGAGCGCCACGGCCCCCTCCGCCCCCACCGCCAACGCCATGCGCCGCGCCCTCAAACGAGCCAGGGACGGCGTCGCGCTCGACGCCGCGGAGGCCGCCGTCCTGCTCCAGGCGCGCGGTGACGACCTCAGGGATCTCGCCGCATCGGCCGCGCGGGTGCGCGACGCGGGGCTCGAAGCCGTCGGCCGGCCCGGAGTCATCACGTACTCCCGCAAGGTCTTCATCCCGCTCACCCGCCTCTGCCGCGACAAGTGCCACTACTGCACGTTCGTCACCGTCCCCGGCAAACTGCGCCGGGCCGGGCACGGCATGTTCCTGTCGCCCGACGAAGTCCTCGCCATCGCCCGCGAGGGTGCCGAAATGGGCTGCAAGGAAGCGCTGTTCACCCTCGGCGACCGCCCCGAGGACCGCTGGCCCGAGGCGAAGGAGTGGCTGGCGGCCGAGGGGTACGACGACACCCTGGCGTACGTACGGGCCATGGCCGTCCGCGTCCTGGAGGAGACCGGACTCCTCCCGCACCTCAACCCCGGCGTCCTCGGCTGGACCGACTTCCAGCGGCTCAAGCCCGTCGCGCCCAGCATGGGCATGATGCTGGAGACCACCGCCACCCGGCTCTGGTCCGAGCCCGGCGGCCCGCACCACGGTTCGCCCGACAAGGAGCCCGCCGTACGGCTGCGGGTGCTGGAGGACGCGGGCCGCTCCAACGTCCCGTTCACCACCGGCATCCTGATCGGCATCGGCGAGGACTACGAGGAGCGCGCCGACTCCCTCTTCGAGCTGCGCCGCACCGCCCGCGCCTACCACGGCATCCAGGAAGTCATCGTCCAGAACTTCCGCGCCAAGCCCGACACCGCCATGCGCGCCATGCCCGACGCCGAACTGGAGGAACTGGCCGCCACGATCGCCGTCGCCCGGCACCTCCTCGGCCCCGCGGCCCGGATCCAGGCGCCGCCCAACCTCGTGGACGAGGAGTACGCGCTCCTCATCGGCGCCGGGATCGACGACTGGGGCGGCGTCTCACCGCTCACCCCCGACCACGTCAACCCCGAGCGCCCCTGGCCGCACATCGACCAACTGGCCGAGCGCACCGCCGCCGCCGGGTTCGAGCTGCGCGAACGGCTCACGATCTACCCGGAGTTCATCGCCCGCGGCGAACCCTGGCTCGACCCGCGCGTGATGCCGCACGTGCGCGCGCTCGCCGACCCCGTCACCGGTCTCGCCCGCGAGGACGTCAAGCCGGCCGGACTGCCGTGGCAGGAGCCCGACGAGGGCTTCACCGCCACCGGCCGTACCGACCTGCACCGCACCATCGACACCGAGGGCCGCACCGGCGACCGCCGCGACGACTTCGACCACGTGTACGGCGACTGGGACGCCCTGCGCGAGGCCGCCGCGCCCGGCATGGTGCCCGAGCGGATCGACACCGACGTCAGGCAGGCGCTCGAACAGGCCGCCGCCGACCCGACGAAGCTCACCGACGACGAGGCACTCGCGCTGCTGCACGCGGACGGCCCCGCGCTCGACGCGCTGACCCGGATCGCCGACGAACTGCGCCGCGAGGTGGTCGGCGACGACGTCACCTACATCGTCACGCGCAACATCAACTTCACCAACGTCTGCTACACCGGCTGCCGTTTCTGCGCCTTCGCCCAGCGCCGTACGGACGCCGACGCGTACACCCTCTCGCTCGACCAGGTCGCCGACCGCGCCGCGCAGGCCTGGGACGTCGGCGCCGTCGAGGTGTGCATGCAGGGCGGCATCCACCCCGACCTGCCCGGCACCGCGTACTTCGACATCGCACGCGCCGTCAAGGAACGCGTCCCCGGCATGCACGTCCACGCCTTCTCCCCGATGGAGGTCGTCAACGGCGCCTCGCGCACCGGGATGTCGATCCGCGAATGGCTCACGGCCGCGAAGGAGGCCGGGCTCGACTCGATCCCGGGCACGGCCGCCGAGATCCTGGACGACGAGGTGCGCTGGATCCTCACCAAGGGCAAGCTGCCGACGGCGACATGGATCGAGGTAGTCGAGACCGCGCACTCGCTGGGCATCCGCTCCAGCTCCACGATGATGTACGGCCATGTGGACCAGCCCCGCCACTGGCTCGGGCACTTCCGCACCCTGGCAGGCATGCAGCGCAAGGCACTTGAGGCCGGGCGCGAGGGCTTCACCGAATTCGTCACGCTGCCCTTCATCCACACCAACGCGCCCGTCTATCTGGCCGGCATCGCCCGCCCCGGCCCCACCACGCGCGACAACCGCGCGGTGATCGCGATGGCCCGGCTCCTCCTCCACCCCTACATCACCAACATCCAGACCAGTTGGGTGAAGCTCGGCACGGAGGGCGCAGCCGAAATGCTGCGCTCCGGCGCGAACGATCTCGGCGGGACGCTGATGGAGGAGACCATCTCCCGGATGGCGGGCTCCAGTTACGGCTCGTACCGCTCGGTCAAGGACCTGATCGCGATCGCCGAGGCCGCGGGCCGGCCGGCCAGGCCGCGGACCACGCTGTACGGCGAGGTGCCCGAGGAGCGCGTACGGGCGGCCACGGCGTCCGACGGGCACCTGCCCGAGCTGCTGCCGCTGCTGCCCGAGTAG
- a CDS encoding ADP-ribosylglycohydrolase family protein produces MNRPATAIWGRAEQQDFRSRVRGCLLGGAIGDALGAGVDTLTLDETRTAHGAEGVTDFAHAYGRRGAVAAATQLTLFTVDGLIRAQVRRDTGAWHPPTDVHRAYLRWAATQSDWGPDERRKDNGWLAQEEWLYARRDPSVSCLTGLGDELMGTLEKPKNPTARDAGAVVRSAPFGLLVGWEPQLVCQLAVECAAQTHGHPTAYLSAGAFAVIVHGVARGDSIDAAVQRSLALLTQRPGHQPVTDALGQALGAVRQGIPTPGRVSVLAEGGAAEDSLAVAVYCALVGEDVRHGLRLAVNHDGPSSATGALCGALLGAMHGETALPPAWLAELEGRATLLEIADDFAMEMTQGPALHGPSITSSAWLTRYPRGGG; encoded by the coding sequence GTGAACAGGCCAGCCACTGCCATATGGGGCCGCGCGGAGCAGCAGGACTTCCGCAGCCGCGTCCGCGGGTGCCTCCTCGGAGGAGCCATCGGCGACGCGCTGGGGGCGGGGGTGGACACGCTCACCCTCGACGAGACCCGGACGGCGCACGGCGCAGAGGGCGTCACCGACTTCGCCCACGCGTACGGCCGGCGCGGCGCGGTCGCCGCCGCCACGCAGCTGACCCTGTTCACCGTCGACGGCCTCATCCGCGCCCAGGTCCGGCGCGACACCGGCGCCTGGCATCCGCCGACCGATGTGCACCGCGCCTATCTGCGGTGGGCCGCCACCCAGAGCGACTGGGGACCCGACGAACGCCGCAAGGACAATGGCTGGCTCGCCCAGGAGGAGTGGCTGTACGCGCGCCGCGACCCGTCCGTGTCCTGCTTGACCGGGCTGGGCGACGAGCTGATGGGCACGCTGGAGAAGCCCAAGAACCCCACCGCGCGCGACGCGGGCGCGGTGGTGCGCTCGGCGCCGTTCGGGCTGCTCGTGGGCTGGGAGCCGCAGTTGGTCTGCCAGCTCGCGGTGGAGTGCGCGGCGCAGACGCACGGCCATCCCACCGCGTATCTGTCGGCCGGGGCCTTCGCGGTGATCGTGCACGGCGTCGCGCGGGGCGACAGCATCGACGCGGCGGTGCAGCGGTCGCTCGCGCTGCTGACCCAGCGCCCCGGCCACCAGCCCGTCACCGACGCGCTGGGGCAGGCGCTCGGAGCCGTACGGCAGGGCATCCCGACCCCGGGCCGGGTCTCGGTGCTCGCGGAGGGCGGGGCGGCGGAGGACTCGCTCGCGGTGGCCGTGTACTGCGCGCTGGTGGGCGAGGACGTACGCCACGGCCTGCGACTGGCCGTCAACCACGACGGCCCTTCCTCGGCGACGGGGGCGCTCTGCGGGGCGCTGCTGGGCGCGATGCACGGGGAGACCGCGCTGCCGCCCGCGTGGCTGGCGGAGCTGGAGGGCCGCGCGACGCTGCTGGAGATCGCGGACGACTTCGCGATGGAAATGACCCAGGGCCCGGCACTCCACGGCCCGTCGATCACATCCTCTGCCTGGCTGACGCGGTATCCCCGGGGCGGGGGGTAG